The genomic window ACGGATTTGTTGCTTGCTCAGGCCCGCATCGTCTCCGGGTCGATGCCCTGCTCGCGGCACCAGGCCGCATACGCCAGCGGCGAGATCTCCGAGGGCTTAATCTCGCTGCGCCCGCCCCAGAAGACGCTGGTATAGGAGACCGGGATCCCCGCCTCGACCAGGTGCGCGTCGATCGCGGCCTTGTGCGCCAGCAAGGCGTCCTTTTCCGTGCCGTGCGCCACGCCCATCAGGTTGACGTTGTTGAACTCCGGTCCGCCCTCGCGCCAGTAGGCGTGCGTCATGATGTGGTGGCGGCCGACCTCCTGCCCCGCCTCGATCTCGCGGCCGGGCGGCACCGCCCAGTGGAAGAGCGCGTTGTAGCGCGTGACGCGGGCGCCGTCGGCCAGCGGCTTGACGTGCTCCAGGAAGGTCGAGAAGCGGCCGATCACCCGCCGCGCGTTCAGGCTCTCGGCGACCATGAGGAACTGTTCGAGCGGCACGCCGGCCTCGTCCGCGCGCGGCGCCCAGGGGTCCTGCGCGATCTCGGCCGGTGTGAACTCGCGCTTCAGCGTCGTGAGCACCCGCCACTCCAGCGCCGAGAGCGGCTCGACGTGCGTGTCGCGCACCTCGGCGGGCACGTCGGCGCGGCTGCCGGGTTCAAGGCCGCGGCGGCGCACGTGGCCGACGCCCAGGGCGAACAACCGCTTCGCCGGCATCAGCCGGACGCCGGTCGCGCCCACGCGCCGCGCTAGGTAGGCCGCATGCCGCTCCAGCGCATAGCCCTGCGGCGCCTTCAGCGTCGTCCAGAGGCGGTAGCTGGCGCCAGGCGTGACCGGGTCTGCGGTGCGGATCACGACGTGGCCGGAGAACGGGTCCTGCTGGAACATGAAGTCGAAGGCGGCGCTGAGCCGCTCCTGCGGCAGTTGCCAGGCGGCCAGCGCACCCGGCGCCAGGTTCGTGGACATCAATGTCTGGCGCACGCGGCGGATCGTGCCGGCCTCCAGCATGGCGCGGATGCGCGCCAGCACGTCGGTCAGCGGCACGCCCGAGCGTCGGGCGATCTCGCCGAAGGGATCGCGCTGAAAGCCGTCGAGCCGGTCCTCGGCCACGGCGAGGATGGCGCTGTTGACCGGGTCGTGCAGTTGAAATGGGGCGCTGACGGTGCTCACCCGCTGCCTCGCTGTTGGTGAAGTGTGGAACGTTGTGCCGCCGGACGCGGGGTGAAGACGCCCGGCCACGCAACGGGCGCGGCCAAAACCGCGCTCTTCGCTTCACTATAGGCATGGCTGCGTGCTTGGCCGCGAATCGCCGGCGCTATACTTCCCTAAAGCTATGCAAAGCTGAGAGAAGAACGTGCGCACGCCCACGGGCTGCATCCGCGAAAACGGCGG from Dehalococcoidia bacterium includes these protein-coding regions:
- a CDS encoding Lrp/AsnC family transcriptional regulator — its product is MSTVSAPFQLHDPVNSAILAVAEDRLDGFQRDPFGEIARRSGVPLTDVLARIRAMLEAGTIRRVRQTLMSTNLAPGALAAWQLPQERLSAAFDFMFQQDPFSGHVVIRTADPVTPGASYRLWTTLKAPQGYALERHAAYLARRVGATGVRLMPAKRLFALGVGHVRRRGLEPGSRADVPAEVRDTHVEPLSALEWRVLTTLKREFTPAEIAQDPWAPRADEAGVPLEQFLMVAESLNARRVIGRFSTFLEHVKPLADGARVTRYNALFHWAVPPGREIEAGQEVGRHHIMTHAYWREGGPEFNNVNLMGVAHGTEKDALLAHKAAIDAHLVEAGIPVSYTSVFWGGRSEIKPSEISPLAYAAWCREQGIDPETMRA